One window of the Silurus meridionalis isolate SWU-2019-XX chromosome 24, ASM1480568v1, whole genome shotgun sequence genome contains the following:
- the LOC124378416 gene encoding adhesion G protein-coupled receptor E1-like has translation MHCEIVLNMPFARGVGIFFLTLCLLTFAFCCQNSNETNAALINLCLNLLLFDLLDQPNSLFQLHLQTPQSCAIMKSLRRFFFISTFVWMFIETVVIFLFLKNISQIRSNLEQGLRWNRVNMVGYLIPVVVVIVCTAISAQNDVNGECWETKDEEKKFDYLILFIVASNVLLYIIIIIMMVFTLKQLRNMNLQRPNRDNTNLVMRVMFKSLAQFIILGCYWILRYIPTDNVGLYNVFLFLNTQQGTFIFIVHCLLNQEVRQKYRKIWDGICCYKNPGEASEAVETQETQH, from the exons ATGCACTGCGAAATCGTCCTGAACATGCCCTTTGCTCGGGGGGTGGGAATCTTCTTCCTCACTTTGTGTCTGCTGACATTTGCTTTTTGTTGTCAAAACTCAAATGAGACCAACGCAGCGCTGATAAACCTGTGTTTAAACCTCCTGCTGTTTGACCTTCTTGACCAGCCCAATTCTCTTTTCCAGCTTCATCTACAAACCCCG CAATCCTGTGCAATTATGAAGAGTCTCCGCAGGTTCTTCTTCATCTCTACTTTTGTGTGGATGTTCATTGAGACTGTTGTGATCTTCTTGTTCTTGAAAAATATATCACAGATCAGATCAAACCTGGAACAGGGGCTTAGGTGGAACAGGGTGAATATGGTTGGATACCTCATTCCTGTGGTAGTAGTGATTGTGTGTACTGCAATCAGTGCTCAAAATGATGTTAATGGAGA ATGCTGGGAAACtaaagatgaagagaagaaattTGACTATCTTATACTTTTCATTGTTGCG TCAAACGTGCTtctctacatcatcatcatcatcatgatggtCTTCACCCTGAAGCAGTTGCGAAACATGAACCTTCAGAGGCCCAACAGGGACAATACAAATCTGGTCATGCGTGTGATGTTTAAAAGCCTGGCCCAGTTTATCATCCTCGGTTGCTACTGGATTCTCCGCTATATCCCCACTGACAATGTGGGATTGTATAACGTCTTCCTGTTCCTCAACACCCAGCAGGGCACCTTCATCTTCATCGTCCACTGTCTCCTTAACCAAGAG GTCAGGCAGAAGTACAGGAAGATTTGGGATGGTATTTGCTGCTATAAAAACCCTGGCGAAGCTTCAGAGGCTGTGGAGACTCAGGAGACTCAGCACTGA